One Anabas testudineus chromosome 15, fAnaTes1.2, whole genome shotgun sequence genomic window carries:
- the zbtb18 gene encoding zinc finger and BTB domain-containing protein 18 isoform X4 → MHTAAGYEDGRMEFPDHSRHLLQCLSEQRHQGFLCDSTVLVGDAQFRAHRAVLASCSMYFHLFYKDQLDKRDVVHLNSDIVTAPAFSLLLEFMYEGKLQFQDLPVEDVLAAASYLHMYDIVKVCKKRLKQKATAEADSTRREDDGGSSCSDKADSLSDGSTGRPATADLLHSDEEEEGKAEGAPLWLRLPSADRPRTPAMATTSPGHGEAETQGGEGLREGGKLLSPAGSPTSSTGSLSQRSHHSVSSHRGHRGRRVSNDAADCVLDLSVKPIAGSNHSNHHQSYFSGAATPDSLQSPLAVRVKVERGVASDEEEDLGGGEYDMEHSGITKTTVPSANGGLTHHSVGGPLSAQRRLGLEAHLSALREASLASELEREEKPPTTADDEDILGGENERAQAEAASMDNSLLPYVSNMLSAQHTQIFMCPLCNKVFPSPHILQLHLSSHFREQEGIRSKPAGDVNVPTCNICSKTFSCMYTLKRHERTHSGEKPYTCTTCGKSFQYSHNLSRHAVVHTREKPHACKWCERRFTQSGDLYRHIRKFHCELVNSLSVKSEPLALPNVRDWAIEDSSQELWK, encoded by the coding sequence GTTATGAGGACGGCAGGATGGAGTTCCCAGACCACAGCAGACATTTACTCCAGTGTCTGAGCGAGCAGCGGCACCAGGGCTTCCTGTGTGACTCTACGGTGCTGGTGGGCGATGCCCAGTTTCGTGCCCACCGTGCTGTGTTGGCCTCCTGCAGCATGTACTTTCACCTCTTCTACAAGGACCAGCTGGACAAGAGAGACGTGGTGCACCTCAACAGCGACATTGTCACAGCCCCAGCCTTTTCCCTGCTCCTGGAGTTCATGTATGAGGGCAAGCTGCAGTTCCAGGACCTTCCCGTAGAGGATGTGTTGGCAGCAGCAAGTTACTTGCACATGTATGACATTGTCAAAGTGTGTAAGAAGCGTTTGAAGCAGAAGGCCACAGCAGAGGCAGACAGCACGCGCAGAGAGGATGATGGTGGATCCAGCTGCTCCGACAAGGCCGACAGTCTATCAGATGGTTCGACTGGCCGGCCAGCTACTGCTGACCTGCTGcacagtgatgaagaggaggaagggaaggCTGAGGGAGCACCACTGTGGCTGAGGCTCCCTTCCGCAGACAGGCCGAGGACTCCAGCCATGGCTACAACCAGCCCAGGGCATGGCGAGGCAGAGACGCAGGGTGGGGAAGGGCTAAGGGAAGGAGGAAAGTTGCTCTCCCCAGCCGGCAGCCCCACCAGCTCCACTGGATCGCTCTCCCAGAGGTCCCACCACTCTGTGAGCTCTCACAGAGGGCACAGGGGCAGGCGGGTATCAAATGATGCAGCTGACTGTGTCCTGGACCTGTCAGTGAAGCCGATCGCTGGTAGCAACCACAGTAACCACCACCAGTCCTACTTCAGCGGGGCAGCTACACCAGATAGCCTCCAAAGCCCATTGGCCGTGAGGGTGAAGGTAGAGAGGGGTGTGGCTTCAGATGAGGAAGAGGACCTTGGAGGTGGGGAGTATGACATGGAGCACAGCGGGATCACCAAGACGACAGTTCCCAGTGCCAACGGGGGCCTTACCCACCACAGCGTCGGAGGGCCTCTGTCGGCCCAGAGGCGGCTCGGCCTGGAAGCGCACCTGTCCGCGCTGCGAGAAGCCTCTCTGGCCTCAGAGCTGGAGCGGGAAGAGAAACCTCCAACCACAGCAGACGATGAGGACATCTTGGGTGGTGAAAATGAGCGCGCCCAGGCCGAGGCGGCCAGCATGGATAATTCCCTGCTGCCCTATGTCTCCAATATGCTGTCAGCTCAACACACCCAGATCTTCATGTGCCCGTTGTGTAACAAGGTTTTCCCCTCCCCACACATCCTCCAGCTTCATCTCAGCTCCCACTTCAGGGAGCAGGAGGGCATCCGCTCCAAGCCCGCCGGCGACGTCAATGTGCCCACCTGCAACATCTGCAGCAAGACCTTCTCCTGCATGTACACGCTGAAGCGCCATGAGAGGACACACTCCGGGGAGAAACCCTACACCTGCACCACCTGCGGCAAGAGCTTCCAGTACTCACACAACCTCAGCCGCCACGCAGTGGTGCACACGCGTGAGAAGCCGCATGCATGCAAGTGGTGCGAACGGCGCTTTACGCAGTCTGGGGACCTCTACCGACACATCCGCAAGTTCCATTGCGAACTGGTCAACTCGCTGTCAGTGAAGAGCGAACCGCTGGCACTGCCCAATGTCAGGGATTGGGCGATTGAGGACAGCTCCCAGGAACTGTGGAAGTAG
- the zbtb18 gene encoding zinc finger and BTB domain-containing protein 18 isoform X3: MYFLRQDKLTWLTGYEDGRMEFPDHSRHLLQCLSEQRHQGFLCDSTVLVGDAQFRAHRAVLASCSMYFHLFYKDQLDKRDVVHLNSDIVTAPAFSLLLEFMYEGKLQFQDLPVEDVLAAASYLHMYDIVKVCKKRLKQKATAEADSTRREDDGGSSCSDKADSLSDGSTGRPATADLLHSDEEEEGKAEGAPLWLRLPSADRPRTPAMATTSPGHGEAETQGGEGLREGGKLLSPAGSPTSSTGSLSQRSHHSVSSHRGHRGRRVSNDAADCVLDLSVKPIAGSNHSNHHQSYFSGAATPDSLQSPLAVRVKVERGVASDEEEDLGGGEYDMEHSGITKTTVPSANGGLTHHSVGGPLSAQRRLGLEAHLSALREASLASELEREEKPPTTADDEDILGGENERAQAEAASMDNSLLPYVSNMLSAQHTQIFMCPLCNKVFPSPHILQLHLSSHFREQEGIRSKPAGDVNVPTCNICSKTFSCMYTLKRHERTHSGEKPYTCTTCGKSFQYSHNLSRHAVVHTREKPHACKWCERRFTQSGDLYRHIRKFHCELVNSLSVKSEPLALPNVRDWAIEDSSQELWK; the protein is encoded by the exons ATGTATTTTCTCAGGCAGGACAAACTGACTTGGTTAACAG GTTATGAGGACGGCAGGATGGAGTTCCCAGACCACAGCAGACATTTACTCCAGTGTCTGAGCGAGCAGCGGCACCAGGGCTTCCTGTGTGACTCTACGGTGCTGGTGGGCGATGCCCAGTTTCGTGCCCACCGTGCTGTGTTGGCCTCCTGCAGCATGTACTTTCACCTCTTCTACAAGGACCAGCTGGACAAGAGAGACGTGGTGCACCTCAACAGCGACATTGTCACAGCCCCAGCCTTTTCCCTGCTCCTGGAGTTCATGTATGAGGGCAAGCTGCAGTTCCAGGACCTTCCCGTAGAGGATGTGTTGGCAGCAGCAAGTTACTTGCACATGTATGACATTGTCAAAGTGTGTAAGAAGCGTTTGAAGCAGAAGGCCACAGCAGAGGCAGACAGCACGCGCAGAGAGGATGATGGTGGATCCAGCTGCTCCGACAAGGCCGACAGTCTATCAGATGGTTCGACTGGCCGGCCAGCTACTGCTGACCTGCTGcacagtgatgaagaggaggaagggaaggCTGAGGGAGCACCACTGTGGCTGAGGCTCCCTTCCGCAGACAGGCCGAGGACTCCAGCCATGGCTACAACCAGCCCAGGGCATGGCGAGGCAGAGACGCAGGGTGGGGAAGGGCTAAGGGAAGGAGGAAAGTTGCTCTCCCCAGCCGGCAGCCCCACCAGCTCCACTGGATCGCTCTCCCAGAGGTCCCACCACTCTGTGAGCTCTCACAGAGGGCACAGGGGCAGGCGGGTATCAAATGATGCAGCTGACTGTGTCCTGGACCTGTCAGTGAAGCCGATCGCTGGTAGCAACCACAGTAACCACCACCAGTCCTACTTCAGCGGGGCAGCTACACCAGATAGCCTCCAAAGCCCATTGGCCGTGAGGGTGAAGGTAGAGAGGGGTGTGGCTTCAGATGAGGAAGAGGACCTTGGAGGTGGGGAGTATGACATGGAGCACAGCGGGATCACCAAGACGACAGTTCCCAGTGCCAACGGGGGCCTTACCCACCACAGCGTCGGAGGGCCTCTGTCGGCCCAGAGGCGGCTCGGCCTGGAAGCGCACCTGTCCGCGCTGCGAGAAGCCTCTCTGGCCTCAGAGCTGGAGCGGGAAGAGAAACCTCCAACCACAGCAGACGATGAGGACATCTTGGGTGGTGAAAATGAGCGCGCCCAGGCCGAGGCGGCCAGCATGGATAATTCCCTGCTGCCCTATGTCTCCAATATGCTGTCAGCTCAACACACCCAGATCTTCATGTGCCCGTTGTGTAACAAGGTTTTCCCCTCCCCACACATCCTCCAGCTTCATCTCAGCTCCCACTTCAGGGAGCAGGAGGGCATCCGCTCCAAGCCCGCCGGCGACGTCAATGTGCCCACCTGCAACATCTGCAGCAAGACCTTCTCCTGCATGTACACGCTGAAGCGCCATGAGAGGACACACTCCGGGGAGAAACCCTACACCTGCACCACCTGCGGCAAGAGCTTCCAGTACTCACACAACCTCAGCCGCCACGCAGTGGTGCACACGCGTGAGAAGCCGCATGCATGCAAGTGGTGCGAACGGCGCTTTACGCAGTCTGGGGACCTCTACCGACACATCCGCAAGTTCCATTGCGAACTGGTCAACTCGCTGTCAGTGAAGAGCGAACCGCTGGCACTGCCCAATGTCAGGGATTGGGCGATTGAGGACAGCTCCCAGGAACTGTGGAAGTAG
- the zbtb18 gene encoding zinc finger and BTB domain-containing protein 18 isoform X5 — protein sequence MEFPDHSRHLLQCLSEQRHQGFLCDSTVLVGDAQFRAHRAVLASCSMYFHLFYKDQLDKRDVVHLNSDIVTAPAFSLLLEFMYEGKLQFQDLPVEDVLAAASYLHMYDIVKVCKKRLKQKATAEADSTRREDDGGSSCSDKADSLSDGSTGRPATADLLHSDEEEEGKAEGAPLWLRLPSADRPRTPAMATTSPGHGEAETQGGEGLREGGKLLSPAGSPTSSTGSLSQRSHHSVSSHRGHRGRRVSNDAADCVLDLSVKPIAGSNHSNHHQSYFSGAATPDSLQSPLAVRVKVERGVASDEEEDLGGGEYDMEHSGITKTTVPSANGGLTHHSVGGPLSAQRRLGLEAHLSALREASLASELEREEKPPTTADDEDILGGENERAQAEAASMDNSLLPYVSNMLSAQHTQIFMCPLCNKVFPSPHILQLHLSSHFREQEGIRSKPAGDVNVPTCNICSKTFSCMYTLKRHERTHSGEKPYTCTTCGKSFQYSHNLSRHAVVHTREKPHACKWCERRFTQSGDLYRHIRKFHCELVNSLSVKSEPLALPNVRDWAIEDSSQELWK from the coding sequence ATGGAGTTCCCAGACCACAGCAGACATTTACTCCAGTGTCTGAGCGAGCAGCGGCACCAGGGCTTCCTGTGTGACTCTACGGTGCTGGTGGGCGATGCCCAGTTTCGTGCCCACCGTGCTGTGTTGGCCTCCTGCAGCATGTACTTTCACCTCTTCTACAAGGACCAGCTGGACAAGAGAGACGTGGTGCACCTCAACAGCGACATTGTCACAGCCCCAGCCTTTTCCCTGCTCCTGGAGTTCATGTATGAGGGCAAGCTGCAGTTCCAGGACCTTCCCGTAGAGGATGTGTTGGCAGCAGCAAGTTACTTGCACATGTATGACATTGTCAAAGTGTGTAAGAAGCGTTTGAAGCAGAAGGCCACAGCAGAGGCAGACAGCACGCGCAGAGAGGATGATGGTGGATCCAGCTGCTCCGACAAGGCCGACAGTCTATCAGATGGTTCGACTGGCCGGCCAGCTACTGCTGACCTGCTGcacagtgatgaagaggaggaagggaaggCTGAGGGAGCACCACTGTGGCTGAGGCTCCCTTCCGCAGACAGGCCGAGGACTCCAGCCATGGCTACAACCAGCCCAGGGCATGGCGAGGCAGAGACGCAGGGTGGGGAAGGGCTAAGGGAAGGAGGAAAGTTGCTCTCCCCAGCCGGCAGCCCCACCAGCTCCACTGGATCGCTCTCCCAGAGGTCCCACCACTCTGTGAGCTCTCACAGAGGGCACAGGGGCAGGCGGGTATCAAATGATGCAGCTGACTGTGTCCTGGACCTGTCAGTGAAGCCGATCGCTGGTAGCAACCACAGTAACCACCACCAGTCCTACTTCAGCGGGGCAGCTACACCAGATAGCCTCCAAAGCCCATTGGCCGTGAGGGTGAAGGTAGAGAGGGGTGTGGCTTCAGATGAGGAAGAGGACCTTGGAGGTGGGGAGTATGACATGGAGCACAGCGGGATCACCAAGACGACAGTTCCCAGTGCCAACGGGGGCCTTACCCACCACAGCGTCGGAGGGCCTCTGTCGGCCCAGAGGCGGCTCGGCCTGGAAGCGCACCTGTCCGCGCTGCGAGAAGCCTCTCTGGCCTCAGAGCTGGAGCGGGAAGAGAAACCTCCAACCACAGCAGACGATGAGGACATCTTGGGTGGTGAAAATGAGCGCGCCCAGGCCGAGGCGGCCAGCATGGATAATTCCCTGCTGCCCTATGTCTCCAATATGCTGTCAGCTCAACACACCCAGATCTTCATGTGCCCGTTGTGTAACAAGGTTTTCCCCTCCCCACACATCCTCCAGCTTCATCTCAGCTCCCACTTCAGGGAGCAGGAGGGCATCCGCTCCAAGCCCGCCGGCGACGTCAATGTGCCCACCTGCAACATCTGCAGCAAGACCTTCTCCTGCATGTACACGCTGAAGCGCCATGAGAGGACACACTCCGGGGAGAAACCCTACACCTGCACCACCTGCGGCAAGAGCTTCCAGTACTCACACAACCTCAGCCGCCACGCAGTGGTGCACACGCGTGAGAAGCCGCATGCATGCAAGTGGTGCGAACGGCGCTTTACGCAGTCTGGGGACCTCTACCGACACATCCGCAAGTTCCATTGCGAACTGGTCAACTCGCTGTCAGTGAAGAGCGAACCGCTGGCACTGCCCAATGTCAGGGATTGGGCGATTGAGGACAGCTCCCAGGAACTGTGGAAGTAG